DNA from Triticum aestivum cultivar Chinese Spring chromosome 7D, IWGSC CS RefSeq v2.1, whole genome shotgun sequence:
ACTATTTTAGGAATGTAGCGACCCTAACATATAGGCTTGTCCGTTGGTTTGGACGCTTAGCGTTGTGCGCTCTTAGCAGCCATATATATTGAAGACCTGGTATTGCGGTGTCGATGTGCCTTGTGGCTGTATGCACCGAGCTATACGTGGAAGGAAGAAAATCGCTGTGTACATCGCCAGACTCCAAAATTCTGTCAAAAATGAAAATCATAATGTCAGTATAATGCTGATACTGCACAACCATGGAAACCTACAAGTTGTGAAAAATATCTTTAGAAAAAACTAAGCAAATCATCATGTTGCCAGTGCTTCATGGTTCGGTAAAGAGGCAAAAAAGCTGCCTGAAGCGAATTGTTCATTCCATAGAGATGAGGAAAATTGTCAAAGCGTGGTTGCAGCTTCAGAACTGCATACTCTTGTATAATTTCCATTTCTGCTCAAATTTTGGGGGTGCAGTACACCAGTAGCAGTGTAGCAGAAGCAGATCGGACTATTTCAGAGGTTTCAATCCCAGTTTCTATTTCCGAAGCTGCCCAAGGTATGTGCGTACTAGTAACAAACAGGCAGCATTTGGTAGATTCCTTTCTTCATGTCGTCTGTCTATTCTGCCAAAAACTGCATGTAATTAAGTATACTAATTAATCGTTAAGATTGGCCAAGCATGAACATAACATGTTTTCCATGTCGGCAGTGTCAAGAAATTTTTAGCTGTTAGGTTAGATCGAGTCAATTTGCTGTTGTACATTAATCATGAGTCCTGAATGTGTAATGCTACTGTTAATTGTATGTTGAATGGTTTTTCTTTTAGTTAGGACTTGTTCAGTTGAACAATTCATGGTGTGTATGCCAATAATTTCACACCATGCATGCATATCTTATTCGATATCACTGACTGGAGGGGATACTAGGTTGTGAAATGGCATTAGCCTTCCAAAAACTACTATGCATAGCACCTTACATCGCTTGATCTGTCTGGGGAATTAGAGAAAAAAAATGGTCTCCTGTGATGGTATTACaatcacttcactctgaaatgaaTTATTAGAACAGTACGTATAGTAATAATCCTCACAGATACATACCATGCTGGTCATATATGCCAGAGGGGCCCTAGACGAAATTATTATTTTGCCATGTGGTGGAATATATGGGGTATAGGACCAATGGTCCCTGATCCCATAGTTAGTTCTGTTGCTCTAGTCACATTGATGATGCTTATAGAGGATAAAAATCAGTGATGTGTGGTTTGACAGATGGTTTTTTTGGCCTACAAGATGCTCAATTCAAATTTAGAAGTGGTTACAAAATAATCTGCTCCATGCTGCAATGGAAGATCCTTTGGCCTACTGTGGAGCAAACCAGGCCTGAGGAGGCGCTGTCTAAGCTCAGTCTTCATTTATAAAACTTGCAAAACGAACAGGATTTTGCTAGGCACGAGAAGAGAATGAAGTGTTTGTTTGTAGTTGAATTTCTGTTCTACAACGCGTGAATATTAGTTTTAATATGGTTTGTTTAGTTGGTAGGGGTTGCTCATTACTGTTTGACAGGTACTGAATGGTGGTAGAACCTGTAGCTACGATCTTGTTTGCATCGAACGCCAATTATTTTAAGAAGCAGGCGTTGTGCCTTCTATGACAGCCCTGCTAGCTTATAATTTTCCGACCTCATTTTGGTTCGTGAAAATGCAACTTTATATATCAATTGTGTCCACCTGCCTTATGATGCTGTCTAGGTATCAACTGAATGAATTCAAGTAGATATGTTACCTTTTGTCACAAACCTAAAAACTGAAGGTGCGACTGAAGccactgaagccactgaagccTTGAAACCTCCCCTCCTCAAGATCAATTGCTTCTAAAACCACACCTCAAGTTCAACTGAATAAAGAACTAGTTTCTGAGATAGAGCTCTGGTGCCTCAAAGATAGCAATAGCAAAGAATTGGTCCTGAAGCACACTGTCAGCATTGATAAGCTTATGAGCACAACCGAGCTGGGGTACAGGGTGGCTGAGATCCATCCTGATTGTGATACCATTTTTCTGGGTTCATATAGAGGTGGTACCTTGGCAGCGTATGATATGCGACATCAGAAAGTTGGATGTATCCTTAATCTTGAGACAAACATTACAAAATGGCACCGATTTCTACCATATGTTCCTCTTTTCTCAGAGTCATTAGCAGATGCAGATGGGCAGTAGTGTTACCTTCAAACCACGCTTATGCTTCCCCCAAGAATTAGCTCTTCTGTCGGCTGTAACTATTTGTGTGTGCTTCTGAATCGTCTTGAATTATGCCGCTCAATTTACTGGTGATTAGACTCGTGCTTGCTTGATTTTCAGTTGAGACCAATGCCTCGTAAATCTAGTGATTAAGCTTCATGTCATTTGCAAAGAACACCATTACTCCTTGAAAGAAAGAGGATTGTGGAAGTGTATGCTGTTTGGCAGGGACGCGTACATGTTATATAGAGATGTTAGATTACAAGATGAGGTGCGCAGGTTGTTACTAGGCTTGGCCTCTACTCCAAGCAATGCAAAGATAAGTCTATCCTAGCTAACAACCTGCTGCGCCCAAGATTACATGTACGTATACAATACGTGACAACATGTCACAAAATACTAGCCTATACAATTTCTACAAGCTATCATTTAACACTCCTGTTCTTTTTTCCTAGCATTGGCTGTTATTCTGGAGTCTGGACATGTGTTAGTTCCATGTGACTAAATTATACTGTAATGGTCTTCCTTTCCATAACAATCAGTTATTATGGTTATCCTAAACAAGAATGCTTCGgtacaaaccccccccccccctcccctaaaACGTATAATGGGTAGTATGGTCATTTCACATTAGATATAGGAATACCCACCCCGACGCCGTACGTCAGCGCGCGACGTCATACGCCCACCCGCGTATGCCGCACCCGTCGCTGTACGTACGCCCGCCCGCGTACCCGCACCCGTCGCCGTACGTCGCCGCCATACGCCTGCACGTCTCCACGTTGGCGTCGATAGTTATTGGCAAAAAAACGACACGGTAGCCGCCGACGCCCGCCGTCGAAACCCTAAACCCTAGACGCATCCACGCCGTCTCCACGTCGGCCCCCGTCTGCACGAACTCGCCGTCGCCCGGGTCGCCGCCCAAACAGGCCGCAGCGCGTGCCCCGGCGCTGTTGCCGCTGCCGCCGCGTTCCTTTCCCGTCGCCCAGATGGCCGCCCACCCGTGATCTTCGTCGCCGCCTCCCTCCGCGCACTCCGCTTGCTATGACCGGCCATCGTCCTCACGCCGTCGACACCTGCCTCGGCCGGCCAGCAACGTCACGCCGTTGTCGCGTTCATCATCGGACAAAATGGATCCGGGTGAAATCCTCGCCGCCGTGCAAGAGGTTGGTTTGAGACGTCGTTGTGCTTGATGAACAAATTGTTTTAGGGATGATGTTACACGGTGTTTGATTGATcttagaattttttttaaacatgTATAGTTAGAGGAGGAGGGCGATTATGATGGCGATGATTACGGCGAGGACAATGAAACCTCTTCACTGAATATGGATGAACCTGCTGAGGAGAACTACATGAGTTTGGATGAATCTTATAGTGGCAATGTAAGTGTGATCAATGttgataaaaacaataaatatgataAACCGCACGGACAATTACATGCTTTTTTGCATCATGCAGCGACATGgcgatgatgatgatcatatggatATAGATGATTCATTTGCTGAAAGTGCACTCTGGGTATGTTTTTAAAAAAAGCAGAGAAGAAATCACATAATAACCATATGAGCGCTTACATGTATTTTTTTGAAATGTGCGCAGATGGACGAGGATGGGGACTTTGTGAGGAATATTGTGGACGATGAAAGTGACAAATCGCATGTTGATGCATCTCATGATGATAGCTCCAGCAAAGTAAGTTTTGAAACTTACATACATTAGATACTAAAATAATAACTGACTGACATAAATGGTTTCATGCATTAATTTACAGGGAGATGTAGATGGTACAAGCGGGAAGGATGAGCATGTTGGTGATGATCTGTTTAATTTTGACATCGGATTTGATGAATATCAGCAAGAATCATTGGACATGCATTGGAAGGTCATGAGGAAGACGTTCAAGTCACTAGAAGAGGCTTACAATTTCTATAACCAGTATGCTTACGAGCGTGGTTTCAGCGTAAGAAAGGACTCACTGAAATATTCAAAAGGTCCTGAGGGAACTAAGCGCTTGAGAAAGTATCTGTGTGCGAGAGCTGGGAAACGACAGGCAAAACTTTGTACAATGGAAGGCAGGACCCGCAGGCTGAGAGGGGAGACTCGTTGCTTCTGCGATGCGCATATAACTTTGAAACTTGATAAAGAGCGTGACGTTTGGTATGTCAGCAGTTTCAGTGATGATCACAGTCACGTTCTAGCTAGACCGGATGAAGTCACGTTTCTTCGGTCTCATAATCAGATAAAAGAATATCAGAAAGCTGAGATCTTAACTATGGCAGGTGCTGGAATCAGGAAACATATGATTTATGATCAACTCGTCAGTAGGTACGGGTCATATGCAAAGGCTGGTTTTGGGAGGAAGAAGCTTTATAACATGTGTTACAGAGAAAAAATGAAGTTGCTTGCACAAGGTGATGCAGACACTGCCATTGGGATCATGATGACTAGAAGAGAGAGGGATCCAGATTTCTTCTTTGAGCACACCGTCGATGATGAAGGAAGGCTGAAAAACATATTCTGGTGTGATTCTCAATCACGTCGAGACTATGTTGACTACGGTGATGTGACCGTCTTCGACAGCACATACAGGATGAATAGGTATGGCATGCCATTTATACCTTTTGTCGGCCTgaacaaccaccgttgcaccacGATATTCGGTTGTGCTCTTGTGTCTGACGAGACGGAAGATACATATGTCTGGCTGCTTCAGACGTTTTTGAGGGCTCACTGTCAGAAGAGGCCCAGGTCAGTAATTACTGATGGAGATGGAGCTATGATTAAGGCCATCAGAAAGGTACTTTTGGAGGTTTGGCATCGTCTTTGCTCATGGCATATTGAGAAGAACATGCATAAACACCTTCATCATAAGTCTCTAAAGGAGTTCAGGTCTCTACTTTATTATGCCACTTCAAAAAAAAGTATTTGAGGAGAGATGGGCAGCGTTTACCGCCAAATGGCAGTCGGAGAAAACAAAGACATGGTGACGTAAGATGTACAAGAAGCAAAGGCTTTGGGCTGCATCATATCTGTCTGGTGGGTTTTTCCTAGGTATGCGAAGTAACCAGCGAAGTGAGAGTCTGAATTCATGCCTTCACTTGCATCTAGACTCCGGTATGACTATTGTTTATATGATTGTGCACTATGAGAACTGCATAGTTCGTCTCCGTGAGAACGAGGCGCATGACGATTACACAAACTCACAGATAGTCCCAGTACCAGTATTGGACAAGTGTAAAGATATTAAGAAATCAGCTGCCCGTGAGTTCACTGCGGCAAACTTTTATATCTTACAGGAAGATATGAAGAAGGCATGGGATCTTGAGGTCCTTGAGAGACTGAGAGGAGCAGACACTCATAGATTCATACTGACATGGAAGGAAAATAGGGATATCAGATTCACTGTGGACTACACCCCAGGTAACTCCGAAGAAACCGTGAAGTGCAGTTGCAGAAGTATGTATCGCAAAGGACTTCCTTGCAAACATATTCTTAACATTCTGACTCagctacgcttacgtgagatacctAAGTGTTTAGTACTGCGGAGGTTGAGCCAAGTTGCAAGGGGTGGACTTCCCGTGAAGCGCACTAGTGATCTGTTTGCGTGGGGATGGGCAGGTGCAGGGGACAGAGCTAGGTACAGCGAGTTGACTATCTTATCTGCCGAAGCAACTCATAAAG
Protein-coding regions in this window:
- the LOC123170600 gene encoding protein FAR1-RELATED SEQUENCE 11-like yields the protein MPHPSLYVRPPAYPHPSPYVAAIRLHVSTLASIVIGKKTTRNVTPLSRSSSDKMDPGEILAAVQELEEEGDYDGDDYGEDNETSSLNMDEPAEENYMSLDESYSGNRHGDDDDHMDIDDSFAESALWMDEDGDFVRNIVDDESDKSHVDASHDDSSSKGDVDGTSGKDEHVGDDLFNFDIGFDEYQQESLDMHWKVMRKTFKSLEEAYNFYNQYAYERGFSVRKDSLKYSKGPEGTKRLRKYLCARAGKRQAKLCTMEGRTRRLRGETRCFCDAHITLKLDKERDVWYVSSFSDDHSHVLARPDEVTFLRSHNQIKEYQKAEILTMAGAGIRKHMIYDQLVSRYGSYAKAGFGRKKLYNMCYREKMKLLAQGDADTAIGIMMTRRERDPDFFFEHTVDDEGRLKNIFCRRSSLTSDWLAHLSGYLKKNKNDGVISDGDSAEKQQ